A single region of the Triticum dicoccoides isolate Atlit2015 ecotype Zavitan chromosome 2B, WEW_v2.0, whole genome shotgun sequence genome encodes:
- the LOC119365410 gene encoding UPF0481 protein At3g47200-like has product MQAPYEYQLAVADFWDGRATMEPNVWVPALPLQMTVAAPASNTDLVVSSSGQQELKLVEESPEYQHEWSNPIEVFEKAALAFEDNLQQMETKMHLFPPSMEELSKYSKPKVVSIGPYHHGSTEAIRQMESTKYAAACHFIKESRRSVEEVYGAVFTVAGQARSYYDADKLRELGVGDKDFKPMMFYDGCFLLQYMLFLCRENGDEEKPTAEVDPWLYNAFSSIDRRIFSDIVLLENQLPWVVVQKLKDFMPPPGLDMETVLGRVKHSLQARRHLKFDAPKLDDSYVPPHLLGYLRFYIVGSTDDTGSTSRRTPVPEITLSEKVKKLSMSVSVIELAEMGIKLRADDATAELKKMRITKECFTGKLFLPPVSLDDANARFLVNMAALELCITPDFRVAHDTRSTVCSYLSLLGMVTDNDTDVQELRNKLILQGGGGLTNEDALKLFTGLEKYLRPGNCYDNIIVAIENYRSHRRLRIKVYRFCYRNRTAIIATVSAIAGLAGFLGTLKSFQ; this is encoded by the coding sequence ATGCAGGCACCTTACGAGTATCAGCTGGCCGTGGCTGATTTCTGGGACGGGAGGGCAACCATGGAACCAAATGTGTGGGTTCCTGCCCTCCCTTTGCAGATGACAGTTGCTGCTCCTGCTAGCAACACTGATCTTGTCGTCAGCTCCAGTGgacagcaggagctgaagctggtcgAGGAGAGTCCTGAGTACCAGCACGAGTGGAGCAATCCGATTGAAGTGTTCGAGAAAGCAGCTCTAGCATTTGAGGATAACCTTCAGCAGATGGAAACGAAGATGCACCTGTTCCCTCCAAGCATGGAAGAACTCTCCAAGTACTCCAAACCCAAGGTGGTATCCATTGGTCCGTACCACCACGGCTCGACCGAAGCCATCCGGCAGATGGAGAGCACCAAGTACGCGGCCGCCTGCCACTTCATCAAGGAATCGCGCCGCTCCGTTGAGGAGGTGTATGGGGCGGTCTTCACGGTGGCGGGCCAAGCCCGCAGCTACTACGACGCGGACAAGCTGAGGGAGCTCGGCGTCGGCGACAAGGACTTCAAGCCTATGATGTTCTATGATGGCTGCTTCCTGCTGCAGTATATGCTATTTTTGTGCAGAGAAAACGGCGACGAAGAGAAGCCGACAGCTGAGGTGGATCCGTGGCTGTACAATGCTTTCAGCTCCATCGACCGCCGCATCTTCAGTGACATTGTGCTGCTTGAGAACCAACTCCCCTGGGTGGTGGTTCAAAAGCTCAAAGACTTCATGCCCCCGCCTGGCCTGGACATGGAAACGGTCCTTGGACGCGTGAAACATTCTCTGCAAGCGCGGCGGCATCTTAAATTCGATGCTCCTAAATTGGACGATAGCTACGTACCGCCGCATCTCCTTGGCTACCTACGATTCTATATTGTAGGAAGCACCGACGACACTGGTAGTACTAGTCGTCGTACCCCAGTGCCTGAGATCACCCTATCTGAAAAGGTCAAGAAACTATCAATGTCTGTCAGCGTCATCGAGCTTGCGGAGATGGGCATCAAGCTCAGAGCTGACGATGCTACAGCAGAGCTAAAGAAGATGCGCATCACCAAAGAgtgcttcaccggcaagctcttctTGCCTCCGGTGTCCCTCGACGATGCCAACGCACGGTTCCTCGTCAACATGGCAGCTTTGGAACTGTGCATCACCCCAGATTTCCGTGTAGCTCATGATACACGGTCTACTGTCTGCTCCTACCTCAGCCTTCTAGGGATGGTCACGGACAATGATACTGATGTGCAGGAGCTACGAAATAAGCTTATACTGCAAGGAGGAGGAGGGCTCACCAACGAAGATGCACTCAAGCTGTTCACCGGGCTCGAGAAGTACCTGCGCCCCGGGAACTGCTATGACAACATCATTGTAGCTATTGAAAACTACAGGTCCCATAGGCGGTTGCGGATCAAGGTGTACAGGTTCTGTTACAGGAACCGCACGGCCATCATCGCCACGGTGTCCGCCATTGCTGGACTTGCAGGTTTCCTGGGGACGCTCAAGTCTTTCCAGTAA